The genomic segment CAAGCAGGTATGACTTTTACAACTGTTGGTTTTACAGAGGTAGCGCCTATTTCCGTAAAAGGTAGAATATTTACGATAGTTTTTATTTTGCTTGGTTTTGCGGTTTTTACATTTTCTATAGGTGTCGTTGTAGAGGTATTCAAAAAAGGCTCATTGTTAGCTATTATAAAGGAGAGCCATATGCTTTATAAAATCGCTAGGCTTAAAAATCATTTTGTTATTTGTTATCACAATTTGTACACAATAGAACTTAGCGCTCAATTTCGTGAAAATCATATACCATTTGTAGTCGTTGATAACAGAGAAGATCTACCGGAACTTGCTCAAAAATACAAGTATCCATACTACATAAAAGCTGCGCCTCACACGCAATTAGCATTTTTAAAAACTCATCTTTCAAGCGCAAAAGGTGTTATAGCCATAAGTTCCAACATTGCCGACAATATAGCGCTTATAGCATCCGTAAGACTTTATGAAAAAGAGATAGATAGAAAAAGACCATACTTTATAATGACAAACTCTGACAATGAAGATGACACAGAAAGACTGAAAAAACTTGGTGCAAACAGTGTCGTAAGCCCATCAAAACTAGTAGCACAAAGACTAAGTGCAATGAGTGTTAGACCTGATATGGAAAACTTATTAGAGCACTTTTTATACAAAAAAGATTCTCCTATAGATATAGAAGAAATTTTAGTTCCTGAATACTCTTGGCTTAGATTTAAAAGACTAAAAGAGACAAATCTAAGAAATATAACAGGTTGTGATGTTGTTGGAATTTTGGATACAAACAATAAATTTACAGCTATGCCAAATGGAGATACTCTAATAGGAACAAACT from the Campylobacter pinnipediorum subsp. pinnipediorum genome contains:
- a CDS encoding potassium channel family protein translates to MLFLTKLKKFLNWSTSSKPEINLNTELYEQLKPFRIPLISVVLMMMFGSLGYVFIDNFSLIDGIYQAGMTFTTVGFTEVAPISVKGRIFTIVFILLGFAVFTFSIGVVVEVFKKGSLLAIIKESHMLYKIARLKNHFVICYHNLYTIELSAQFRENHIPFVVVDNREDLPELAQKYKYPYYIKAAPHTQLAFLKTHLSSAKGVIAISSNIADNIALIASVRLYEKEIDRKRPYFIMTNSDNEDDTERLKKLGANSVVSPSKLVAQRLSAMSVRPDMENLLEHFLYKKDSPIDIEEILVPEYSWLRFKRLKETNLRNITGCDVVGILDTNNKFTAMPNGDTLIGTNSKLLVIGTAHGIRATKKVIKSKYKLEEFKIS